The Altererythrobacter sp. H2 genomic sequence ATTCTGATCTGTTCGTTGCTACCGCTTCATGGGTCGGATTTCCCCTTGGTCGTCGCACCCTTGGGAGCGTCGGCCGTGCTGGTGTTTGCTGTGCCCTCTAGCCCGATGGCGCAACCTTGGCCCGTCATCGGTGGCAACATCACCTCAACCGTGGTTGGCGTGCTGATTTACCGGGCGATCCCGGATATCGGGCTTGCAGCCAGCCTTGCGGTAGGCGCCGCCATACTGATCATGTCGCTGCTGCGTTGCCTTCACCCGCCCGGGGGCGCATCAGCTCTGACAGCTGTAATTGGATCAGACGCGATTCATACGGCGGGGTTTGGCTTTGCGCTGCTGCCGGTCGGCATCAATTCGGCCACGCTGGTGATAGCTGGTTTGCTGTTTCACAGGCTGACCAGCCATTCCTACCCGCATCGACCCGCACCAGCGCCCGATGCAGGCCTGCATCTTGCCGACATCGATGCCGCGCTTGAAGATATGCACGAAAGCTTCGATATCAGCCGTGAAGATCTGGATGCGCTGCTTTCCCGCGCCGAGATGCATGCAGCAAATCGCAAGGGGACATGACAAGTCTCCTGGCCAGATGTTTCGTACCCGAATTCGCTGCAACCTTGATCCAGCCATAACCCGGATGCCTTCCCTGCCATGCCTGCCATTCTTGTCCGTACGCTTGGTTGGATCTGGGAAAGGCCCTACCTGTTGCTGACATTCACGGCATTGTTCTGGGCGGGAAATTCAATCGTGGGGCGAGGCGCACGCGATTTGATTCCGCCCGTCGCACTCGCTTTCTGGCGCTGGAGTCTGGCGCTTCTCCTGATGCTGCCATTTGCCTGGCCACATCTGCGACGTGATATGGCCCGCCTAAAAGAGGCATTGAAATCAGTGCTCGTGCTGGGGATGCTCGGCATTGGCGCTTTCAACACCCTTCTCTACACTGGGCTGCAGACCACTACCGCAGTCAACGGTCTGCTCCTGCAATCGATGCAGCCGGGCCTTATCCTGTTGCTCGGCGCGATACTGTTTGGCGATCGCACTGGCCTGCTGCAGCTGATCGGTATCGTGCTTTCGATCATCGGCGCCCTGATGATCATCCTGCAGGGCGATCCTGCGGCGCTCATTGGAATGAAGCCCAACGAAGGTGATTTGGTGATCAGCGCCGCAGTCATCATATGGTCGCTCTATACGGTCCTGCTGCGCAAACGCCCCAAGGTCCACCCCATGAGTTTTCTGGCCGCGACAGTTGGTATCGGTGTGGCCGCATTGTTTCCGCTCTATATCGCGGAGATCGCCAGCGGGCGACTGATCCTCAACCATGCGGAAAGCTGGCTGGCAATAGCCTATGTCGGCCTGTTTCCTTCGCTAATCGCATACTTATGTTTTAACCGCGGGGTCGAATTGCTTGGCCCTGCCACAACCGGCCTTTACCTCAACATAATGCCGGTAATCGGCGCGCTGCTCGCAGTCATTTTCCTCAACGAGGCAATCCGCTGGTTTCACTTCCTCGGCATACTCCTGATTGGGGCGGGCATTATCTGTGCGGTCCGACCCACCCAGCCCCAGTCACCGAGGCCTTGAGGCGGTCGATGCCATGTCCAGGCAGCCCCCGCCGCATCATGCAATGTTAACCTCCACCGGCCATGGTCATCGATCCCGCATAGCTGACAAAGGAGGCGGCGCCGGCATAGGTGGCAGGCGATCGATATGCTCAATGATTGAGAACCAGAAAATCCGTCCCGCTGCGG encodes the following:
- a CDS encoding DMT family transporter; the encoded protein is MPAILVRTLGWIWERPYLLLTFTALFWAGNSIVGRGARDLIPPVALAFWRWSLALLLMLPFAWPHLRRDMARLKEALKSVLVLGMLGIGAFNTLLYTGLQTTTAVNGLLLQSMQPGLILLLGAILFGDRTGLLQLIGIVLSIIGALMIILQGDPAALIGMKPNEGDLVISAAVIIWSLYTVLLRKRPKVHPMSFLAATVGIGVAALFPLYIAEIASGRLILNHAESWLAIAYVGLFPSLIAYLCFNRGVELLGPATTGLYLNIMPVIGALLAVIFLNEAIRWFHFLGILLIGAGIICAVRPTQPQSPRP
- a CDS encoding HPP family protein, whose protein sequence is MRLFKPILAGVRTGDRLLACLGASGGIAVSILICSLLPLHGSDFPLVVAPLGASAVLVFAVPSSPMAQPWPVIGGNITSTVVGVLIYRAIPDIGLAASLAVGAAILIMSLLRCLHPPGGASALTAVIGSDAIHTAGFGFALLPVGINSATLVIAGLLFHRLTSHSYPHRPAPAPDAGLHLADIDAALEDMHESFDISREDLDALLSRAEMHAANRKGT